From Hylaeus volcanicus isolate JK05 chromosome 2, UHH_iyHylVolc1.0_haploid, whole genome shotgun sequence, the proteins below share one genomic window:
- the LOC128872855 gene encoding uncharacterized protein LOC128872855 isoform X2: protein MTQASQQTKFRWTENLTCRFIQLRKENGKLFTGRKYSAQAGWEYILQQMREEFPTIMANVHYRVLKKKWSNLLQQYKELRNPVHGDRNKEDDVSWPFYSAIDELLGGHDRGGTPNHDEYIDPHEFLCVSVTPEEPTSSVDALPVGSDSEIERRDVDLHPDQRLRTFGDTSIQIEKVPTREATKQTGKSYARRKREPRASMPRLPRATELTIRKVTSEADCSKDLSRLRGNDVVDSTRDKGRSTAARNEDEGRPRKSRRTRAPYLEDHESRTDRRIEQIFEYMKRRDEENRSIMIRVMHAVETIANKL from the exons ATGACGCAGGCTTCACAGCAGACGAAATTTCGAT GGACCGAGAATCTTACATGCCGGTTCATTCAGCTCagaaaggaaaatggaaagcTCTTCACTGGCCGCAAATATTCCGCCCAGGCAGGATGGGA GTACATTCTGCAACAAATGCGAGAAGAGTTTCCCACCATTATGGCTAACGTACACTACAGAGTGCTGAAGAAGAAATGGTCGAACCTGTTGCAGCAGTACAAA GAACTGAGGAACCCGGTACACGGAGACAGAAACAAGGAGGACGACGTCTCTTGGCCCTTTTACAGCGCGATCGACGAGCTCCTGGGAGGGCACGACCGCGGGGGAACGCCGAATCACGACGAGTACATCGATCCCCACGAATTCCTTTGCGTCTCCGTGACACCGGAAGAGCCCACCTCGTCGGTGGACGCGCTTCCTGTCGGATCTGACTCGGAAATCGAGCGTCGAGATGTCGACTTACACCCTGACCAAAGGCTGAGAACTTTCGGCGACACCTCGATTCAAATCGAGAAAGTACCGACGCGAGAAGCTACTAA GCAAACTGGCAAGAGTTACGcgagaaggaaacgagagcCTAGGGCATCGATGCCACGTTTACCGCGCGCTACGGAGCTCACGATCAGAAAAGTGACGTCGGAGGCAGACTGCTCTAAGGACTTGTCGAGGTTACGAGGAAACGACGTCGTCGATTCCACCAGAGACAAAGGACGATCGACCGCCGCACGTAACGAGGATGAGGGAAGACCGAGAAAGTCGAGAAGAACGCGGGCCCCCTATCTCGAGGATCACGAGTCACGGACCGATCGTCGTATCGAGCAGATCTTCGAGTATATGAAACGAAGGGACGAGGAGAATAGATCCATCATGATCCGAGTGATGCACGCTGTGGAGACCATCGCCAATAAGCTGTGA
- the LOC128872855 gene encoding uncharacterized protein LOC128872855 isoform X1 — protein MTQASQQTKFRFDDRAKWTEKHSTYVTRGVPCVPVLIVPRTHTSVTGTENLTCRFIQLRKENGKLFTGRKYSAQAGWEYILQQMREEFPTIMANVHYRVLKKKWSNLLQQYKELRNPVHGDRNKEDDVSWPFYSAIDELLGGHDRGGTPNHDEYIDPHEFLCVSVTPEEPTSSVDALPVGSDSEIERRDVDLHPDQRLRTFGDTSIQIEKVPTREATKQTGKSYARRKREPRASMPRLPRATELTIRKVTSEADCSKDLSRLRGNDVVDSTRDKGRSTAARNEDEGRPRKSRRTRAPYLEDHESRTDRRIEQIFEYMKRRDEENRSIMIRVMHAVETIANKL, from the exons ATGACGCAGGCTTCACAGCAGACGAAATTTCGAT TCGACGATCGCGCCAAGTGGACAGAGAAACATTCCACGTATGTCACCCGAGGTGTTCCCTGCGTTCCCGTTTTAATAGTCCCGCGTACGCATACGTCAGTCACGG GGACCGAGAATCTTACATGCCGGTTCATTCAGCTCagaaaggaaaatggaaagcTCTTCACTGGCCGCAAATATTCCGCCCAGGCAGGATGGGA GTACATTCTGCAACAAATGCGAGAAGAGTTTCCCACCATTATGGCTAACGTACACTACAGAGTGCTGAAGAAGAAATGGTCGAACCTGTTGCAGCAGTACAAA GAACTGAGGAACCCGGTACACGGAGACAGAAACAAGGAGGACGACGTCTCTTGGCCCTTTTACAGCGCGATCGACGAGCTCCTGGGAGGGCACGACCGCGGGGGAACGCCGAATCACGACGAGTACATCGATCCCCACGAATTCCTTTGCGTCTCCGTGACACCGGAAGAGCCCACCTCGTCGGTGGACGCGCTTCCTGTCGGATCTGACTCGGAAATCGAGCGTCGAGATGTCGACTTACACCCTGACCAAAGGCTGAGAACTTTCGGCGACACCTCGATTCAAATCGAGAAAGTACCGACGCGAGAAGCTACTAA GCAAACTGGCAAGAGTTACGcgagaaggaaacgagagcCTAGGGCATCGATGCCACGTTTACCGCGCGCTACGGAGCTCACGATCAGAAAAGTGACGTCGGAGGCAGACTGCTCTAAGGACTTGTCGAGGTTACGAGGAAACGACGTCGTCGATTCCACCAGAGACAAAGGACGATCGACCGCCGCACGTAACGAGGATGAGGGAAGACCGAGAAAGTCGAGAAGAACGCGGGCCCCCTATCTCGAGGATCACGAGTCACGGACCGATCGTCGTATCGAGCAGATCTTCGAGTATATGAAACGAAGGGACGAGGAGAATAGATCCATCATGATCCGAGTGATGCACGCTGTGGAGACCATCGCCAATAAGCTGTGA
- the LOC128872855 gene encoding uncharacterized protein LOC128872855 isoform X4 → MREEFPTIMANVHYRVLKKKWSNLLQQYKELRNPVHGDRNKEDDVSWPFYSAIDELLGGHDRGGTPNHDEYIDPHEFLCVSVTPEEPTSSVDALPVGSDSEIERRDVDLHPDQRLRTFGDTSIQIEKVPTREATKQTGKSYARRKREPRASMPRLPRATELTIRKVTSEADCSKDLSRLRGNDVVDSTRDKGRSTAARNEDEGRPRKSRRTRAPYLEDHESRTDRRIEQIFEYMKRRDEENRSIMIRVMHAVETIANKL, encoded by the exons ATGCGAGAAGAGTTTCCCACCATTATGGCTAACGTACACTACAGAGTGCTGAAGAAGAAATGGTCGAACCTGTTGCAGCAGTACAAA GAACTGAGGAACCCGGTACACGGAGACAGAAACAAGGAGGACGACGTCTCTTGGCCCTTTTACAGCGCGATCGACGAGCTCCTGGGAGGGCACGACCGCGGGGGAACGCCGAATCACGACGAGTACATCGATCCCCACGAATTCCTTTGCGTCTCCGTGACACCGGAAGAGCCCACCTCGTCGGTGGACGCGCTTCCTGTCGGATCTGACTCGGAAATCGAGCGTCGAGATGTCGACTTACACCCTGACCAAAGGCTGAGAACTTTCGGCGACACCTCGATTCAAATCGAGAAAGTACCGACGCGAGAAGCTACTAA GCAAACTGGCAAGAGTTACGcgagaaggaaacgagagcCTAGGGCATCGATGCCACGTTTACCGCGCGCTACGGAGCTCACGATCAGAAAAGTGACGTCGGAGGCAGACTGCTCTAAGGACTTGTCGAGGTTACGAGGAAACGACGTCGTCGATTCCACCAGAGACAAAGGACGATCGACCGCCGCACGTAACGAGGATGAGGGAAGACCGAGAAAGTCGAGAAGAACGCGGGCCCCCTATCTCGAGGATCACGAGTCACGGACCGATCGTCGTATCGAGCAGATCTTCGAGTATATGAAACGAAGGGACGAGGAGAATAGATCCATCATGATCCGAGTGATGCACGCTGTGGAGACCATCGCCAATAAGCTGTGA
- the LOC128872855 gene encoding uncharacterized protein LOC128872855 isoform X3, giving the protein MRRFYTDDRILGRFLSNGQHDAGFTADEISIDLLKELRNPVHGDRNKEDDVSWPFYSAIDELLGGHDRGGTPNHDEYIDPHEFLCVSVTPEEPTSSVDALPVGSDSEIERRDVDLHPDQRLRTFGDTSIQIEKVPTREATKQTGKSYARRKREPRASMPRLPRATELTIRKVTSEADCSKDLSRLRGNDVVDSTRDKGRSTAARNEDEGRPRKSRRTRAPYLEDHESRTDRRIEQIFEYMKRRDEENRSIMIRVMHAVETIANKL; this is encoded by the exons ATGAGGAGGTTTTACACGGACGATCGCATTCTCGGTAGATTCTTATCGAACGGTCAACATGACGCAGGCTTCACAGCAGACGAAATTTCGAT CGATCTGTTGAAGGAACTGAGGAACCCGGTACACGGAGACAGAAACAAGGAGGACGACGTCTCTTGGCCCTTTTACAGCGCGATCGACGAGCTCCTGGGAGGGCACGACCGCGGGGGAACGCCGAATCACGACGAGTACATCGATCCCCACGAATTCCTTTGCGTCTCCGTGACACCGGAAGAGCCCACCTCGTCGGTGGACGCGCTTCCTGTCGGATCTGACTCGGAAATCGAGCGTCGAGATGTCGACTTACACCCTGACCAAAGGCTGAGAACTTTCGGCGACACCTCGATTCAAATCGAGAAAGTACCGACGCGAGAAGCTACTAA GCAAACTGGCAAGAGTTACGcgagaaggaaacgagagcCTAGGGCATCGATGCCACGTTTACCGCGCGCTACGGAGCTCACGATCAGAAAAGTGACGTCGGAGGCAGACTGCTCTAAGGACTTGTCGAGGTTACGAGGAAACGACGTCGTCGATTCCACCAGAGACAAAGGACGATCGACCGCCGCACGTAACGAGGATGAGGGAAGACCGAGAAAGTCGAGAAGAACGCGGGCCCCCTATCTCGAGGATCACGAGTCACGGACCGATCGTCGTATCGAGCAGATCTTCGAGTATATGAAACGAAGGGACGAGGAGAATAGATCCATCATGATCCGAGTGATGCACGCTGTGGAGACCATCGCCAATAAGCTGTGA